The genomic interval GCTCCCCAGTGAATGCCAATCCGGATGATTTCGGCTAGTCCTCGCGTCAGCAGTCCGGCTTTGGCATTAGTTCCTAAGTCCAGACCATCGCAGGCTCCAGCGGCGATCGCCAAGACATTTTTCAGCGTTCCCCCAAGTTCGACTCCGAGGGGATCGTCGTTGGTATAGACCCGAAACCGGTTGGAGGAGAAGGCTTGCTGCACGAACTGAGCGGCTTGGGGGTTGGTGCTCGCAACTGTAGTGGCTGCTGGCAAACCGCGATTAATTTCTTTGGAGAGATTGGGCCCCGCGAGCACGACAACGCTGTGTTCTGGGAATGCTGCTTGCCAAAGACGAGAGGGAGTAATGCGATCGCTCGGATCGAGTCCTTTGGTGACGGTAACCAGGATAGTCTCTGGCGCGAGTCCGGTGGCGATCGCTCTCTCGAGTACGGGTTTGACTCCTTTCATGGATACGGCACTCACGGTAATTGCTGCTCCTGCAAGTGCTCGATCTAAGGGTAGGGTTCCGCGACGAGACCAAATGCGAACGTTGTGGCCGCGATCGCGAGCCAGTTCGGCTAGGGTTTGTCCCCAAACGCCACCGCCAATGATAGCAATCTCGAGAGGGGTATCGGAGGTATTGGATAACGCAGAAGTCATGGCATGTTAAAGAGGAGGTTCTCAGAAACTGGGTTTGCTATCTCCTCCCATCAAAGCGACAGGTGAGGCGCAAACCCGGTTTCTCGCTCAGTTTCTCAGAAACTGGGTTTGCTATCTCCTCCCATCAAAGCGACAGGTGAGGCACAAACCCGGTTTCTCGCCTCATCTTGGCCATAAGCCTTAACCCCAAACTCGAGGCAAATTCAAGACAAACCCCGGTAGAACGTCCTCGCCCGATAATTCAGTCGGACTTGACAATAGTTCTACCTCTAAACCCGTTCGATATATTTCCACCGTTCTATGTTGCGGATCGATTAACCAGCCCAATCTGACCCCATTATCCATATACTCTGCCATCTTTTCCTGCAAAGACTTAAGCGTATCGGACTTGGAACGCAGCTCGACAACAAAATCGGGACAAACCCGAGGAAACGTTCCCTTTTCCTCCCCCGTCAGTCCATCCCAGCGCTCCGGACTTACCCAACAGGCATCGGGAGAGAGATTTGCACCATTGGGTAAAATCAATCCAGTTGAAGATTCAAACACTTCTCCCGGTTCGCCAGCATTGCACCACCATAAGTACAACTCTCCAGAAATACGGCTATTCCGTTTTCCCGTTTCCCAACCGGTGGGTGGATTCACAATTAATTCTCCTCGTGCCGTTCTCTCCAGTCGCAGCTCTCGATTGCGCGCGGCTAAAGCAGCAAACTGTTCTGGGGTGACATACAGCTTGAGAGTTTTTGGTAACTCCAAGAACAGAGTTTCTGTTTCCGCTTTTACTGGTGTCCGTACCATCTGTACTGCTCCTATCCTAGAGATAGACTCGTTCAATTTTAGGCGATCGTGCTATCATCAGAATAACCCTATCTCTGGAGAGGTGGCAGAGTGGTTGAATGCGGCACACTCGAAATGTGTTAACGGTTATGCCGTTCGGGGGTTCGAATCCCCCCCTCTCCGTTCCTGGAACGAAAGACTAC from Roseofilum casamattae BLCC-M143 carries:
- a CDS encoding NAD(P)H-dependent glycerol-3-phosphate dehydrogenase produces the protein MTSALSNTSDTPLEIAIIGGGVWGQTLAELARDRGHNVRIWSRRGTLPLDRALAGAAITVSAVSMKGVKPVLERAIATGLAPETILVTVTKGLDPSDRITPSRLWQAAFPEHSVVVLAGPNLSKEINRGLPAATTVASTNPQAAQFVQQAFSSNRFRVYTNDDPLGVELGGTLKNVLAIAAGACDGLDLGTNAKAGLLTRGLAEIIRIGIHWGAKPETFYGLSGLGDLLATCNSTLSRNYQVGYQLAQGKPLDKILRDLEGTAEGVNTTQVLVPLANEHHIPIPICSQVDLLLQGKITARQAVGALMLRDVKPESGF
- a CDS encoding Uma2 family endonuclease, yielding MVRTPVKAETETLFLELPKTLKLYVTPEQFAALAARNRELRLERTARGELIVNPPTGWETGKRNSRISGELYLWWCNAGEPGEVFESSTGLILPNGANLSPDACWVSPERWDGLTGEEKGTFPRVCPDFVVELRSKSDTLKSLQEKMAEYMDNGVRLGWLIDPQHRTVEIYRTGLEVELLSSPTELSGEDVLPGFVLNLPRVWG